In Horticoccus luteus, the following proteins share a genomic window:
- a CDS encoding phytanoyl-CoA dioxygenase family protein has protein sequence MNPVAIEKPKARPITRSLFVDSTPLLADPGGLRERVGRDGYLFFKGLLPRDYVMSLRADILAVADRHRWRMPGQDRWGGLINRDVTDTLPDAEVSAWGTGEQCYRDVQHLESFHRFPHHRALLALYRTLFQEDVLVHARTVARMLIPHRSNFPTPPHQDFPFVQGATSTMTCWIPLGDCPRTLGGLTVLRGSHHAGQLPVRPAKGAGGHVVELCPWETEWVEGDYDAGDVLTFNSLVVHKSLRSEMKDRLRLSLDVRFQALSEPVEVGSLRPHLPDLEWEDIYRDWKSDDLKYYWQKLALRTSPWDPTRFEAKARAC, from the coding sequence GTGAATCCTGTTGCGATCGAGAAGCCGAAAGCGCGGCCCATCACCCGCTCACTTTTTGTTGATTCAACGCCGCTCCTGGCGGACCCGGGCGGTTTGCGGGAACGCGTCGGACGCGACGGTTATCTGTTCTTCAAGGGACTGCTGCCGCGCGATTACGTCATGAGCCTGAGGGCGGACATCCTCGCGGTCGCGGACCGTCACCGATGGCGGATGCCGGGGCAGGATCGCTGGGGCGGATTGATCAACCGGGACGTTACCGACACGCTGCCCGACGCCGAGGTCTCAGCGTGGGGCACGGGCGAGCAATGCTATCGCGATGTGCAACACCTCGAAAGTTTTCATCGTTTTCCTCACCACCGCGCGTTGCTCGCACTGTATCGCACGTTGTTTCAGGAGGACGTGCTGGTTCATGCGCGCACGGTGGCCCGGATGTTGATCCCGCACCGCAGCAATTTCCCCACGCCGCCGCATCAAGATTTTCCGTTTGTGCAGGGCGCCACGAGCACGATGACGTGTTGGATTCCGCTGGGGGACTGCCCGCGCACGCTCGGAGGGCTCACCGTGCTGCGAGGCAGCCACCACGCGGGGCAACTGCCCGTGCGACCGGCCAAGGGCGCGGGTGGGCACGTCGTGGAACTTTGTCCGTGGGAGACCGAATGGGTGGAGGGCGATTACGACGCGGGCGATGTGCTGACCTTCAACAGCCTGGTGGTGCACAAATCCCTGCGTTCGGAAATGAAGGACCGGCTTCGCCTGTCGTTGGACGTGCGGTTTCAGGCCTTGTCGGAGCCGGTTGAAGTGGGCTCGTTGCGACCGCATCTGCCTGATCTCGAGTGGGAGGATATTTACCGGGACTGGAAATCCGACGATCTGAAATACTATTGGCAGAAATTGGCGCTGAGGACGAGCCCGTGGGACCCCACCAGATTTGAGGCGAAGGCGCGTGCCTGCTGA
- a CDS encoding SGNH/GDSL hydrolase family protein, which produces MKSFLGVLCLLILHPLVWAGTAQELLGGKRVLILGDSITQRGDYVTFLEYYLDRSADFTPANILSIGLSSETVSGLSEAGPWPRPCVLERLPRALAAFKPAVVLACYGMNDGVYAPASAAHLAAFLDGLHRLIAQVRAAGAQVVLITPPPFDHVPVSARGGETSEGPFSYRHPYFGYDETLTDFTKAMRKLIAPGVRVIDLHTPMRAAVTTRQSAEPAFSFTRDGVHPDLAGHLLMARIIAAGLGLATPDGDLSAELRRIEADPLYPLVRDRRELRSEAWLPFIGYTREATFKTASVTAAERVAARLADEIAQRQRTH; this is translated from the coding sequence ATGAAGTCGTTCCTCGGCGTCCTCTGCCTCTTGATCCTCCATCCGCTGGTCTGGGCGGGCACCGCGCAGGAATTGCTCGGCGGAAAGCGCGTCCTGATTCTCGGCGACAGCATCACGCAGCGCGGCGACTACGTCACGTTTCTCGAATATTATCTGGATCGGTCCGCGGATTTCACGCCCGCCAACATCCTCAGCATCGGACTCTCCAGCGAAACCGTATCCGGTCTGTCCGAAGCCGGTCCGTGGCCGCGACCGTGCGTGCTGGAGCGCCTCCCGCGCGCACTCGCGGCCTTCAAACCCGCGGTGGTGCTCGCCTGCTACGGGATGAACGACGGCGTTTACGCGCCCGCCTCCGCCGCCCATCTCGCCGCGTTCCTCGACGGTCTGCACCGGCTCATTGCGCAAGTGCGCGCCGCTGGCGCGCAGGTGGTGTTGATCACACCGCCGCCCTTTGATCACGTGCCCGTTTCCGCGCGCGGAGGCGAGACTTCGGAAGGCCCGTTCAGTTATCGCCACCCTTATTTCGGCTACGATGAGACGCTCACCGACTTCACGAAGGCCATGCGCAAGCTGATCGCGCCAGGCGTGCGCGTGATCGACCTGCACACCCCGATGCGCGCCGCTGTGACGACGCGCCAATCCGCGGAGCCGGCGTTCAGCTTCACGCGCGACGGCGTTCATCCCGACCTCGCCGGCCATCTGCTCATGGCACGCATCATCGCTGCGGGCCTGGGCCTCGCCACGCCCGACGGCGACCTTTCCGCGGAGCTGCGCCGGATCGAGGCCGATCCGCTTTATCCGCTCGTCCGCGACCGTCGCGAGTTGCGCTCAGAAGCGTGGCTGCCGTTCATTGGTTACACGCGCGAAGCTACCTTCAAAACCGCCTCTGTCACCGCCGCGGAACGCGTTGCCGCGCGGTTGGCCGACGAAATCGCCCAGCGCCAACGCACCCACTGA
- a CDS encoding alpha/beta hydrolase-fold protein, with protein MTDAELDAAFPLPPDSLPRAGVPAGRLDAFTWNESRIFPGTVRDYWVYTPAGHDPTQPACLMVINDGLAHHRPDRRWRIPGVLDNLIHARAIPPCVAVFIEPGIIPAAIPGAAPRDNRSFEYDSLGDRYARFLLEEILPAVGQRYALSPDPDHRLIMGGSSGAFCAFNVAWERPDAFRRVLSIVGSYTAMRGGHTLASRVRLAEPKPLRVFLEGGAADLDIFAGHWFNGSRELQAALAFAGYAVNHAWDDRAGHNDYHGTAIFPAALRWLWQDFPAPLSRGSGSRQALLHVINTDAPWRELAPAEAAARLRDLAAQPAAYAVERDQNALAFSSPAPHARRRVAENLPAPTAARLSPDGAQLAVALLDADAQLYTVAADGALAHGEALFPLLRTSDGRLEARAVAVSPHGWWIFATAAGVQLALTNGLIAGLVPLPENLPATAVAFAGADATELLAASGARVFTRPIRQPASLWL; from the coding sequence ATGACCGACGCCGAACTCGACGCCGCCTTTCCCCTCCCGCCCGATTCCCTCCCGCGCGCCGGCGTGCCGGCTGGCCGCCTCGACGCGTTCACCTGGAACGAGAGCCGCATCTTCCCCGGCACGGTGCGCGACTATTGGGTTTACACCCCCGCCGGCCACGACCCGACGCAGCCTGCCTGCCTGATGGTCATCAACGACGGCCTCGCGCACCATCGCCCCGACCGCCGCTGGCGCATCCCCGGCGTCCTCGACAACCTGATCCACGCGCGCGCCATCCCGCCCTGCGTCGCCGTTTTCATTGAGCCCGGCATCATTCCCGCCGCCATCCCCGGCGCCGCCCCGCGCGACAACCGCAGCTTCGAATACGACTCTCTCGGCGACCGCTACGCGCGTTTTCTCCTCGAGGAAATTCTCCCCGCCGTCGGCCAGCGTTATGCGCTCTCGCCCGATCCCGATCACCGCCTCATCATGGGCGGCAGCAGCGGCGCCTTCTGCGCGTTCAACGTCGCGTGGGAACGCCCCGATGCGTTTCGCCGCGTGCTCAGCATTGTCGGCTCCTACACCGCCATGCGCGGCGGCCACACCCTTGCGTCGCGCGTGCGCCTTGCGGAACCGAAACCTTTGCGCGTCTTCCTCGAAGGCGGCGCCGCCGATCTCGATATTTTCGCGGGCCACTGGTTCAACGGCAGCCGCGAGCTGCAGGCCGCCCTCGCCTTCGCCGGCTATGCCGTCAACCACGCCTGGGACGACCGCGCCGGCCACAACGACTACCACGGCACCGCCATCTTCCCCGCCGCCCTCCGCTGGCTCTGGCAGGATTTCCCCGCCCCGCTTTCGCGCGGCTCCGGCTCGCGCCAAGCGCTCCTCCACGTGATCAACACCGACGCTCCGTGGCGCGAACTCGCTCCCGCGGAAGCCGCCGCGCGCCTCCGCGATCTCGCCGCGCAACCCGCCGCCTACGCCGTCGAACGCGACCAAAACGCCCTCGCGTTCTCCTCGCCCGCGCCTCACGCCCGTCGGCGCGTCGCGGAAAATCTTCCCGCGCCCACCGCCGCTCGTCTCTCGCCCGACGGCGCTCAACTCGCCGTCGCCCTGCTCGACGCCGACGCGCAACTCTACACCGTCGCCGCCGACGGCGCGCTCGCGCACGGCGAAGCGCTCTTTCCGCTCCTGCGCACGAGCGATGGCCGGCTCGAGGCGCGCGCTGTCGCCGTCAGTCCGCACGGGTGGTGGATCTTCGCCACCGCGGCCGGCGTGCAACTCGCCCTGACCAACGGCCTCATCGCCGGCCTCGTCCCGCTGCCCGAAAACCTCCCCGCGACCGCGGTCGCCTTTGCCGGCGCGGACGCCACCGAACTCCTCGCCGCCTCCGGCGCGCGCGTCTTCACCCGCCCGATCCGCCAGCCTGCGAGCCTTTGGCTGTAA
- a CDS encoding zinc-dependent alcohol dehydrogenase gives MTLPARMKLLQIEAPGHAAWKDAPLPQPAAGEVLIRVLGVSTCPHWDMHIFDGQPMFPGMKLEYPYLPGQPGHEAMGEVVALGADVTKLRVGDHVVAWRDTGKPRRGFYAQFNTFHENDLLVLPATLSPAAVASLELAMCVEVSFQQLAALGGPLGRIGLSGLGPAGLVAVQLAKAHGASEVIAFDPVAERRALALTLGADRALAPDAAQWPASRQSDALDNAIDLTGVPPAIEFLMDRTRRCVTLFGVLREQVRFGTQHLFGPGLILSGYGDHNRAAAETALRFIVEGKLHLAPLITQTMPFTRYAEAVDLLRRKQAIKILFDPWA, from the coding sequence ATGACCCTTCCCGCTCGCATGAAATTGCTGCAGATCGAAGCCCCCGGCCACGCCGCCTGGAAAGACGCGCCACTCCCCCAACCCGCCGCCGGCGAAGTGTTGATTCGCGTGCTCGGCGTCTCGACGTGTCCGCACTGGGATATGCACATCTTCGACGGTCAGCCGATGTTTCCCGGCATGAAGCTGGAGTATCCCTACCTGCCCGGCCAGCCCGGCCACGAGGCCATGGGCGAAGTCGTCGCGTTGGGCGCCGACGTGACAAAACTCCGCGTCGGCGACCACGTCGTCGCGTGGCGCGACACCGGCAAACCGCGCCGCGGATTCTACGCGCAGTTCAACACGTTTCACGAAAACGATCTCCTCGTCCTCCCGGCCACGCTCTCCCCCGCCGCGGTCGCCTCGCTCGAACTCGCGATGTGCGTCGAAGTCTCGTTTCAACAACTCGCCGCACTCGGCGGCCCGCTCGGCCGCATCGGCTTGAGCGGCCTCGGTCCCGCCGGCCTCGTCGCCGTGCAACTCGCGAAAGCCCACGGCGCTTCCGAAGTAATCGCGTTCGACCCCGTCGCCGAACGCCGCGCCCTCGCCCTCACCCTCGGCGCCGACCGTGCCCTCGCGCCCGACGCCGCGCAGTGGCCCGCCTCGCGCCAGAGCGACGCGCTGGATAACGCCATCGACCTCACCGGCGTCCCGCCGGCGATCGAGTTTCTCATGGATCGCACGCGCCGCTGCGTGACGCTCTTCGGCGTGTTGCGCGAGCAAGTCCGGTTCGGCACCCAGCACCTCTTTGGTCCCGGCCTCATCCTCAGCGGCTACGGCGATCACAACCGCGCCGCCGCCGAAACCGCCCTGCGCTTCATCGTCGAAGGCAAACTGCACCTCGCCCCGCTCATCACCCAAACCATGCCATTCACGCGCTACGCCGAGGCGGTGGATCTTCTCCGCCGCAAGCAGGCCATTAAGATCCTCTTCGACCCCTGGGCGTAA
- a CDS encoding alpha/beta hydrolase family protein, which yields MSFRGFIRLVLVSWCVAGGAVLAHAGEGKRMLSPDDFDGWRSIVTPTLSRDGQWLAYSYMPQQGDGEVVVRNGQTSREYRAPAGEPPPPPFPLPTRIDERQPPGPTVGLQFTSEGEFLLSFVFPSAADQAAARVTKAKGTDAPQRALLITRLATGEMTRVEGVRSVQTPARGGAWVAYLREPDAKQIPGQPEDLSQTPTSRPSPANTGSGAESGGDADTLVKLAPAKTTLVLRNLATGAERRFAEVSDYSFARDGRTLLFVVAATQADEDGVFAVTPGNEAAPVALLKGRGRYVQLTWDRTQTQAAFLSDRDDATAAAPRFKAYHWRRGEGTAKEVVSATTPGMPAGMTVSEYTAPEFSFDGRKLFVGVAAFPTVAPKDERDPEKKVTADIWSWNDGLIQSRQEVRASADRRRTFRGVLDLASQAYTQIADETVAEVAVSDDGTRALGFDYRPYLRLRDFDGTYGDIYAINTATGGRRLLLRKLRGNSGDEGTPAITLSPDGRWAAYFDDRQWRLINVESGESRDLTSKLGVAFQDEEHDQPEAAKPYGWAGWADDSRSLLLYDRYDAWQAFVDGTPARNLTRGAGRAQKIIFRVQDMAAHEEDDASRGFDPARPLIVRGESEETRATGYFRTSFTAAAAPQRLLWRDCEWRIAGRALGADVLMMVASRFDEFPDVYLTDENFTAPRRVTDGQAQLAPFKWGRAELVNYRNADGVALQALLYKPADFDPTKKYPLIVYTYERLSLIVHRFFAPSPGSNISFPFYASHGYLILLPDITYTTGHPGRSALNCVLPALDAVIARGYVDENALGIQGSSWGGYQSAYLITQTHRFRAAEAGAVVGNMTSAYGGIRWISGQPRLFQYEKTQSRIGASLADAPELYLENSPVFHVKDVTTPLLIMHNDRDGAVPWEQAVELFLSLRRYEKPVWLFNYHDEGHGLSRRADQVDFSHRMWQFFEHYLHGAPAPEWLEKGVPYIERDAEKRRFEAEPWSVPARDR from the coding sequence ATGTCTTTTCGCGGGTTTATCCGATTGGTGTTGGTTTCATGGTGTGTTGCCGGTGGTGCGGTGCTGGCGCACGCGGGCGAGGGCAAACGGATGTTGTCGCCCGATGACTTTGACGGGTGGCGCAGCATCGTCACGCCCACGCTGTCGCGGGACGGGCAGTGGCTGGCTTACAGCTACATGCCGCAACAGGGCGATGGTGAGGTGGTGGTGCGCAATGGGCAGACCTCGCGCGAGTATCGTGCGCCGGCCGGCGAGCCGCCGCCGCCGCCGTTTCCGCTGCCCACGCGCATCGACGAACGCCAGCCGCCGGGGCCGACAGTTGGACTCCAGTTCACGAGCGAGGGCGAGTTTCTGTTGAGCTTTGTATTTCCGTCGGCGGCCGACCAGGCGGCGGCGCGGGTGACGAAGGCGAAAGGAACCGACGCGCCTCAACGAGCGCTCCTGATCACGCGTCTCGCCACGGGCGAGATGACGCGGGTGGAGGGCGTGAGAAGCGTGCAGACCCCGGCTCGCGGCGGGGCGTGGGTGGCGTATCTGCGGGAGCCCGACGCGAAGCAAATCCCTGGGCAGCCGGAGGACCTCTCGCAAACGCCGACAAGCCGTCCGTCGCCGGCTAATACCGGGAGCGGCGCAGAAAGCGGCGGCGACGCGGATACGCTCGTGAAGCTTGCACCGGCCAAAACGACGCTCGTCCTGCGCAATCTCGCGACGGGAGCCGAGCGGAGATTCGCGGAGGTGAGCGACTACTCATTCGCGCGCGACGGCCGGACGCTGTTGTTCGTCGTCGCTGCGACGCAGGCGGACGAGGACGGCGTGTTTGCAGTGACGCCCGGGAACGAGGCCGCGCCGGTTGCGCTGCTCAAGGGCCGCGGCCGTTATGTGCAGCTCACGTGGGATCGCACGCAAACCCAGGCAGCGTTTTTGAGCGACCGCGACGATGCGACGGCGGCCGCGCCGCGATTCAAGGCGTATCATTGGCGGCGGGGCGAGGGCACGGCGAAGGAAGTCGTCTCGGCGACAACGCCAGGGATGCCTGCGGGCATGACGGTCAGCGAGTATACGGCGCCGGAATTTTCGTTCGACGGGCGCAAGCTTTTCGTGGGCGTGGCGGCTTTTCCGACGGTGGCGCCGAAGGACGAGCGCGATCCGGAAAAGAAGGTGACCGCCGATATCTGGAGTTGGAACGATGGGCTGATCCAGTCGCGGCAGGAAGTGCGGGCGAGCGCGGACCGGCGCCGGACGTTTCGCGGCGTGCTCGATCTCGCGAGCCAGGCTTACACGCAGATCGCGGACGAAACGGTCGCGGAAGTCGCGGTGAGCGACGATGGCACGCGTGCGCTGGGTTTTGATTACCGCCCGTATTTGCGCCTGCGCGACTTCGACGGCACCTACGGCGACATCTATGCGATCAACACCGCGACGGGCGGGCGGCGGCTGCTGTTGCGGAAGCTGCGGGGCAACTCCGGCGATGAAGGCACGCCCGCGATCACGTTGTCACCGGACGGACGCTGGGCGGCGTATTTCGACGACCGGCAATGGCGGCTGATAAACGTGGAGAGCGGCGAGAGCCGGGACCTGACGTCGAAGCTGGGAGTCGCATTTCAAGATGAAGAGCACGATCAGCCGGAGGCGGCGAAGCCGTATGGCTGGGCAGGATGGGCGGACGACAGCCGGTCGCTTCTGCTGTATGACCGTTACGATGCGTGGCAGGCATTTGTCGACGGGACGCCGGCGCGGAATTTGACCCGCGGTGCGGGACGAGCGCAGAAGATTATTTTTCGCGTGCAGGACATGGCGGCGCACGAGGAGGATGATGCGTCGCGCGGGTTCGACCCCGCGCGGCCGCTGATCGTGCGCGGCGAGAGCGAGGAGACGCGTGCGACCGGGTATTTTCGGACGAGTTTCACGGCGGCGGCGGCGCCGCAGCGTCTGCTCTGGCGCGATTGTGAATGGCGGATCGCCGGGCGCGCGCTCGGGGCTGACGTGCTGATGATGGTGGCGTCGCGGTTCGACGAGTTTCCCGATGTCTATCTCACCGACGAAAATTTTACGGCGCCGCGGCGGGTGACGGATGGGCAGGCCCAACTGGCGCCGTTTAAATGGGGCAGGGCGGAGCTGGTGAATTACCGCAACGCCGATGGCGTGGCCTTGCAGGCGTTGCTCTATAAACCGGCGGACTTTGATCCGACGAAGAAATATCCGCTCATCGTTTACACCTACGAGCGGCTGTCGCTGATCGTGCACCGGTTTTTCGCGCCGTCGCCGGGGTCGAACATCAGTTTCCCGTTCTACGCGAGCCACGGTTACCTGATTTTGCTGCCCGACATTACTTACACGACCGGGCATCCGGGCCGGAGCGCGTTGAACTGCGTGCTGCCGGCGCTCGATGCGGTGATCGCGCGCGGCTACGTGGATGAGAACGCGCTGGGGATTCAAGGCTCGTCGTGGGGCGGCTACCAATCGGCCTATCTCATCACGCAGACGCATCGTTTTCGCGCAGCGGAAGCGGGCGCGGTGGTGGGTAACATGACGAGTGCGTATGGCGGCATCCGCTGGATTTCCGGCCAGCCGCGGCTGTTTCAATATGAGAAAACGCAGAGCCGCATCGGGGCGTCACTCGCCGATGCGCCGGAGCTCTATCTGGAGAATTCGCCGGTGTTTCATGTGAAGGACGTGACGACGCCGCTGTTGATCATGCATAACGATCGAGATGGCGCGGTGCCGTGGGAGCAGGCGGTGGAGTTGTTTCTCTCGCTGCGGCGCTACGAGAAACCGGTGTGGTTGTTCAACTATCACGACGAAGGGCACGGTCTGTCGCGCCGCGCCGACCAAGTGGATTTCAGCCACCGCATGTGGCAGTTTTTCGAGCACTACTTGCACGGCGCGCCCGCACCGGAGTGGCTCGAAAAAGGCGTGCCGTATATCGAGCGCGACGCGGAGAAGCGGCGGTTTGAGGCGGAGCCGTGGAGCGTGCCCGCACGGGACCGGTGA
- a CDS encoding zinc-binding dehydrogenase yields MKSHAVVFTGPNQVAYQEINSPEPGPEDVVVELHHSWISNGTEGSFLRGERLSGDVAWQPGDPAPFPMVAGYQKVGRITHVGAAAPGFAIGDWVFASMSRVEGMFDNQFAGHVSPSVCDHRAVQRLPAGANPLAFSGLVLTQVGFNCGSRSPVAAGQVAVVMGDGLVGQWSGQTLAARGAKVVLVGRHEDRLARFRRFGSVVRAGADYGVPAVQALGLGPVNFLIETVGDVNVLHRYLPLMARNSHMVIAGFYKPSGDVNLQAALQTFRNYEISFDLASGATRERLDETLRWIADGRLDPLCCLSHRFPVEQAADAWRLIETKREPVLGVVLDWPASRRA; encoded by the coding sequence ATGAAATCCCACGCTGTCGTTTTCACCGGCCCCAACCAAGTCGCGTATCAGGAGATCAACTCTCCCGAGCCCGGACCCGAAGACGTGGTCGTCGAGCTGCATCATTCCTGGATCAGCAACGGCACCGAGGGCTCGTTCCTCCGCGGTGAACGCCTCTCCGGCGACGTCGCGTGGCAGCCCGGCGATCCCGCGCCGTTTCCGATGGTGGCCGGTTATCAAAAAGTCGGCCGCATCACCCACGTCGGCGCCGCCGCGCCCGGCTTCGCGATCGGCGATTGGGTCTTCGCCTCGATGAGCCGCGTGGAAGGCATGTTCGACAACCAGTTTGCCGGCCACGTCTCGCCCAGCGTCTGCGATCACCGCGCGGTGCAACGGCTCCCGGCCGGTGCCAATCCCCTCGCGTTCTCCGGACTCGTGCTCACGCAGGTCGGCTTCAACTGCGGCTCGCGTTCGCCCGTCGCAGCCGGCCAGGTCGCCGTCGTGATGGGCGACGGCCTCGTCGGCCAATGGTCCGGGCAGACCCTCGCCGCGCGCGGCGCCAAAGTCGTCCTTGTCGGCCGCCACGAAGACCGCCTCGCACGCTTCCGCCGCTTCGGTTCGGTCGTCCGCGCCGGTGCCGATTACGGCGTGCCCGCGGTGCAGGCCCTCGGACTCGGCCCGGTGAACTTCCTCATCGAAACCGTCGGCGATGTGAACGTGCTCCACCGTTACCTGCCGCTGATGGCGCGCAACAGCCACATGGTTATCGCCGGTTTCTACAAACCCTCCGGCGACGTGAATTTGCAGGCGGCGCTCCAGACATTTCGCAATTACGAGATCTCGTTCGATCTCGCGTCGGGCGCCACGCGCGAACGCCTCGACGAAACGCTCCGCTGGATCGCCGACGGCCGCCTCGACCCGCTGTGCTGCCTCTCACACCGCTTCCCGGTCGAACAAGCCGCCGACGCGTGGCGCCTGATCGAAACCAAACGCGAACCCGTGCTCGGCGTCGTCCTCGACTGGCCCGCCTCGCGCCGCGCGTGA
- a CDS encoding VOC family protein, whose protein sequence is MNKPSSDYPAFSPYLSVRDAARALDFYVAAFGATERFRLLIPHTQTVGHAELLINGQLVMLAEENPQWGNKSPSTLGGSPATFCLFVPNADAALERAVAAGATVRSPTADQFYGFRSACVTDPFGYTWMLQHQIENVSPAEMQQRWMAMSSGSAEGCGSN, encoded by the coding sequence ATGAACAAACCCTCCTCTGACTATCCCGCCTTCAGTCCGTATCTCAGCGTCCGCGACGCCGCGCGGGCCCTCGATTTCTATGTGGCGGCCTTTGGCGCGACCGAACGTTTTCGCCTGCTCATCCCCCACACCCAGACGGTCGGTCACGCCGAACTGCTGATCAACGGGCAACTCGTGATGCTGGCGGAGGAAAATCCGCAGTGGGGCAACAAATCGCCCTCGACCCTCGGCGGCTCGCCCGCGACTTTTTGTCTGTTCGTCCCGAATGCCGACGCGGCGCTGGAGCGGGCGGTCGCGGCTGGCGCCACGGTGCGCAGCCCCACCGCCGATCAATTTTACGGCTTCCGCAGCGCGTGCGTCACGGACCCTTTTGGCTACACTTGGATGCTCCAGCACCAAATCGAAAACGTTTCTCCCGCGGAGATGCAGCAACGTTGGATGGCAATGAGCAGCGGCAGCGCCGAAGGCTGCGGCTCGAATTAA
- a CDS encoding DUF885 domain-containing protein — MKFTTLSRLLGCVFLALLAGRVFANPEFETWSTSFTDAWVRANPQLATRTQYFSGAEQAALDREMAMAGSWGTTYGLTAANQHALLAQEGLTALRRFPRESLTPAEQTSAALIQWALEDVIAQAQFAPQQFIFEQFKGLQLELIDFLTQTHPIRQKADIENYLVRLRRVAPLIDEGIAEARAAGEAGIRPPRFIVERTIAQLDGFLAPPPRENVFVHSLDERIAALGDAVSQPERARYLATAGKVVRDEIIPAYARVRSLLAAQLPETTDEAGISRLPNGDEAYAQALRTYTTTNLSPDQVHVIGQREVARIEGEMDKILRSLGYSDGTVEARYQQLQAAEQPAAEPDPRPALLARNERTVRDAEKRSAALFDVRPLAPVVVRREPALTENSAAAHYTPPAPDGTQPGIYWLPLPGPTFKVLSMRSLSYHEAVPGHHFQLTVQQESTELPRFRKLGVFGFISAYGEGWALYAERLADESGWYDGDPKGRLGYLSQQLFRARRLVVDTGLHAMKWTRQQAIDFGIPAAEVERYVVWPGQACSYMIGQLKIVELRENAKAELGAKFSLKEFHNAVLKGGNVPLDVLAEEVGAWVAAKKRE, encoded by the coding sequence ATGAAATTTACCACGCTTAGCCGTTTGCTCGGTTGTGTCTTTCTCGCATTGCTCGCGGGCCGTGTGTTTGCCAACCCGGAGTTCGAGACGTGGAGCACGTCGTTCACCGATGCGTGGGTGCGGGCGAATCCGCAGCTTGCGACGCGCACGCAATATTTTTCCGGAGCGGAACAGGCGGCGCTCGATCGGGAGATGGCGATGGCGGGCTCGTGGGGCACGACGTATGGGCTCACGGCGGCGAATCAGCACGCGTTGCTCGCGCAGGAAGGCCTCACGGCGTTGCGCCGTTTCCCGCGCGAGAGCCTCACGCCGGCCGAGCAGACGTCGGCGGCGCTGATCCAATGGGCGTTGGAGGACGTGATCGCGCAAGCGCAGTTCGCGCCGCAGCAATTCATCTTCGAGCAATTCAAAGGGCTGCAGCTCGAGCTCATCGATTTTCTCACGCAGACGCATCCCATCCGCCAGAAGGCGGACATCGAAAACTATCTGGTGCGGTTGCGACGCGTGGCGCCGTTGATCGACGAAGGGATCGCCGAGGCGCGGGCGGCGGGAGAGGCGGGCATCCGTCCGCCGCGTTTCATCGTGGAGCGCACGATCGCGCAACTCGATGGCTTCCTCGCGCCGCCGCCGCGCGAGAATGTGTTTGTGCATTCGTTGGATGAGCGCATCGCCGCGCTGGGTGACGCGGTGTCGCAACCGGAGCGGGCGCGTTATCTGGCGACAGCGGGAAAGGTCGTGCGCGACGAGATCATTCCGGCTTACGCGCGCGTGCGGAGTCTGCTCGCGGCGCAGTTGCCGGAAACGACGGACGAGGCGGGCATCAGCCGCTTGCCGAACGGCGACGAGGCGTATGCGCAGGCGCTGCGCACCTATACGACGACGAATCTTTCGCCCGACCAAGTCCACGTGATCGGCCAGCGGGAAGTCGCGCGCATCGAGGGCGAGATGGACAAGATTCTGCGCTCGCTGGGTTACAGCGACGGCACGGTGGAAGCGCGTTACCAGCAGTTGCAGGCGGCGGAACAACCGGCGGCGGAGCCCGACCCGCGGCCGGCGTTGCTGGCGCGCAACGAGCGCACCGTGCGGGACGCGGAGAAGCGGAGCGCGGCGCTGTTTGACGTGCGGCCGCTCGCGCCGGTGGTCGTGCGTCGCGAGCCGGCGTTGACGGAAAACTCCGCGGCGGCGCACTACACGCCGCCGGCGCCCGATGGCACGCAACCGGGCATCTACTGGCTGCCGCTGCCGGGGCCGACGTTCAAGGTGTTGTCGATGCGTTCGCTGAGTTATCACGAGGCGGTGCCGGGGCATCATTTCCAGCTCACGGTGCAACAGGAGTCGACGGAACTGCCGCGCTTCCGGAAGCTCGGCGTGTTCGGATTTATCTCGGCGTATGGCGAGGGTTGGGCGCTCTACGCGGAGCGACTGGCGGACGAGAGCGGTTGGTATGACGGCGATCCGAAGGGACGGCTCGGCTACCTGAGCCAGCAACTGTTTCGGGCGCGCCGGCTCGTGGTGGACACGGGATTGCACGCGATGAAATGGACGCGGCAGCAGGCGATCGACTTCGGCATTCCGGCGGCAGAGGTGGAGCGTTACGTCGTGTGGCCGGGGCAGGCGTGCTCGTATATGATCGGCCAGTTGAAGATCGTGGAGTTGCGCGAAAACGCGAAGGCGGAGCTCGGGGCGAAGTTCTCGCTGAAGGAATTTCACAACGCCGTGCTGAAGGGCGGCAACGTGCCGCTCGACGTGCTGGCCGAGGAAGTGGGCGCGTGGGTGGCGGCGAAAAAGCGCGAGTGA